The Brassica napus cultivar Da-Ae chromosome C7, Da-Ae, whole genome shotgun sequence genomic interval TCAAAGGTTGATAAAATTCAGATAGCATTGCGTTACATTTCGATCACCATTAATCTCAGTAACGTCCGAGAGAAGAAAAaagccacaaaaaaaaataaaggatgatgatgatgatgataattgTTACAATGATGACGTTACTCAGGCTCGAATTTTGGATTCGAGGACAGAGACATAGCGATCGAGAACAGAGACGACAGCTTCAAACTCCGACACTTGTTTCTCGATCGCGTCCATCTGTCCCACGAACTCATCAAAGCCGCCACTTTTCAACTTCATCTGCTCCGCAAAAACTCTGAGCCCAGCCGCCACGTCACCCAAATCATCGTACTCCGCcgcaactctcacattcatctTCTCCAACATATCCATCTGATTGTTCGTTCCCTATTCCAAACGAACCACCAAACTCAATCACACATctgcaaaacacacacacaaatataatctataaagtttgaatttttcttattcACCTGGAGCTCGGATTTCACCATGGATGATACATTCGTGAACAGACTCTGTAGCGATTCAGCTAGATCATCTCCGTGAGCATCCGCCATAGATAGAGATAGAAAGGCTCTTCCTTTGTCTGACCTATTCAGAGAAAGAAGACGAAACAGAGGAGCAACTGGTAACTCTCTCCTGAGTTCTCTAAAGCCCATTAAGACCATTCTCTTTATATGTCGTCGTTATTGACAGAAACAGAGTAGTACATGGACGAGAGACAAGCTGGCATTCTTTATAATATCGTTACTGACAGAAAATGAGAACAGAGCCGAAACAGAGTACAAGAGCTTTTATATGGTCTTATGAAACAGAGTACATAGACAGAGTCTCATGAAGTTGTTCCTTAGCAATAACAATAGCTTTTCACTTGCCACATTAAAACAACAAAGGCCAATGGTTCTCCCACCATTTTGCAGAATGTGAACACAATGATGAAGGAGTATGGTATATATAGTTATACATTTGATGtgcatctttttaaatttaatggTGGCGCTTGTACAGATCGATGCTCCCTAGCTGTAGTCTGGAGGTCGAATTCACGTCTCTTACACACAAAAACCGGAACCTGCAACACACATTTTAAACTCCAATTCAAGACTCATTTGTGGTTTTACGAAACTCAACCAATCTGTCTAGTATTACCTGAAGAGATTTGCTTGGAATCCTGGTGATGTTATTTTGT includes:
- the LOC106348863 gene encoding biogenesis of lysosome-related organelles complex 1 subunit 2-like; this encodes MVLMGFRELRRELPVAPLFRLLSLNRSDKGRAFLSLSMADAHGDDLAESLQSLFTNVSSMVKSELQGTNNQMDMLEKMNVRVAAEYDDLGDVAAGLRVFAEQMKLKSGGFDEFVGQMDAIEKQVSEFEAVVSVLDRYVSVLESKIRA